TTTCGAGGACGGTTTCCGGCACCCGTTCAAGGATCAGGGCCGTGCCCGGAAAATGGCCGCGCACCCTCCGAATCATGATTTCGGGCCTGAGCAGCCATGCGAACCAGCCTCTTGCGATTCCGGCAAAGGAGCCGCTGGTATATTGCATGTGCGCGGTCGGAGCCGCATAGCCGCAGTCCCAGGTCGGGCCCGTCCTTGTCCCGGCGCCTTGAATCTTGCGCAGCATCAGAAAGCCGCCCGCGATCAGCGCGCAGATCAGGATGGTGTGCGCGCCTCCGAGGGTCCGGGTCGCAAGGAGCGGGTCTGCCATGGCCCATTGCGGGGCCCAGACGGCGACGGCGCCCATGATCGGACGGAAGAAAAGGCCGGGCAGCAGGCCGATGGCGATCATGATCATGGCCAGCAGGACCATGGGCGCGCGCATGATCCAGCCGCATTCGACGGCGTGCGCGGCGGGCTTGTTTCGCGGGGCCCCGAGAAAGACGATGCCGACCGCCTTGGCGAAGGCGGCCAGGGCGAGCGCTCCGGCCCCGGCGAGCACGATGACCGCGGGCAGGACTCCGGCGGCGGGCCCTTTCTGGGCCACGGCCCGCAGGAGGCCCTGGTAGATCGCCCATTCACCGACAAATCCGTTCAGGGGCGGCAGTCCAGACACGGCCATGGCGCCCACGGCGAAAAGGGCCGCGGTCCAGGGCATGACTTTCCACAATCCGCCAAGACGGCTCATGTCGCGGGTGCCCGTGGCGTGCAGCACCGATCCCGCGCCGAAAAACAGCAGGGATTTGAAGAGGCCATGATTGATGACATGCAGGAAGGTTCCGGCCAGGGCGGCCTTGCCCCATATGGGCTGACCGTGCTGGACGGCCAGCACGGAGAGGCCGAGACCGATCAGGATGATGCCGACGTTCTCCACCGAGCAGTAGGCCAGCAGACGCTTGATGTCGTTCTGGGCCAGGGCGAAGGCGATGCCCAGAAGCGCGCTCAG
This portion of the Desulfomicrobium macestii genome encodes:
- a CDS encoding proton-conducting transporter transmembrane domain-containing protein, giving the protein MIAALLGIFGLSLLLAMILGRTHARIWLGLSAIASLSGLYAALITLITTETWIWRGGIVLGGETPFLRLDGISALFLVLVCLVGGLGALYAHEYWSGHHHPRSAPGGRCWWSTLVLSMGLVLTCANGLHFLFAWEAFALSAYFLITLDHDRKDARKAGWLYLAASHAGTMALLAFFSALAARTGTWELGPVHAQAGLAPLFWLALFGFGVKAGMFPLHIWLPSAHAGAPSHVSAIMSAVAIKMGVYGIVRFSGWLPMPGSSGWVLLGIGCLSALLGIAFALAQNDIKRLLAYCSVENVGIILIGLGLSVLAVQHGQPIWGKAALAGTFLHVINHGLFKSLLFFGAGSVLHATGTRDMSRLGGLWKVMPWTAALFAVGAMAVSGLPPLNGFVGEWAIYQGLLRAVAQKGPAAGVLPAVIVLAGAGALALAAFAKAVGIVFLGAPRNKPAAHAVECGWIMRAPMVLLAMIMIAIGLLPGLFFRPIMGAVAVWAPQWAMADPLLATRTLGGAHTILICALIAGGFLMLRKIQGAGTRTGPTWDCGYAAPTAHMQYTSGSFAGIARGWFAWLLRPEIMIRRVRGHFPGTALILERVPETVLEKAVMPGAAAVSFVADGARKMQHGRLHLYILYVFLGVTALGVMVLLGGM